The DNA sequence TGTCCGAGTTAATGAGCAGAGATTGAGCAACCTTCTACAGTCACTTCTTGTTGCAGCATCGGTTTTCGCCATGCCTGCAATTAAAAAGATTCCTACATCAGTTCTATGGGGATATTTTGCCTACATGGCCATTGACAGTCTGCCTGGGAACCAATTTTGGGAAAGAATGCTTCTTCTTTTTGTTACTCCTGGCAGAAGATACAAGTAAATGAATGACACTTCTCTAATTATAAGTGCCTTTTTTTCAACAATTCAATATGCTGATTTATATTCAAACACTATGTTTTTGGCAGGGTCTTGGAAAAAGGTCATGCTTCTTTTGTGGAGATTGTTCCATACAAATACATGGCTATATTTACACTCTTTCAATTTGTATATTTCTTGGTGTGTTTTGGTGTGACATGGATTCCTATAGCTGGAATATTGTTCCCATTACCCTTCTTCCTTCTAATCAGCATAAGACAGTATCTCCTTCCCAAGCTGTTTCATCCTCGTTATCTTCAGGAACTCGATGCAGCCGAGTATGAGGAAATCACAGGCGCCCCAAGACTCTCTCTTAGCCTCTCTCTAAGGGTACATAACCATAGTTAGTATTACATTACTATCATCTATACATATATGCTGATGAACTCATAAATGTATTGACTTTTGTATCAGGGGAGAGAAGCACCTAGGCTTGGGGAAGAAGATGGAGTTGAGATGTGTGATGGTGAGATTTTAGACGAGTTAACAACCAGCAGAGGAGAAGTCAAGGTCAGAACTTTGAGTTTCAGTGAAGACAAACGTAGTCAGGTAATGGACTCTTATGGTGTCTTTACTTGTATTCAATAGTAATCAGATTCATCCTCAATCTTATTATTGATGAATTGGAATCACAATcagaataaattatttattttactattacGATTTGAAATTAAGGCacgtttggtaatattttttagtcagtgttttgtttttaaaattagaaaagtgaaaatattttttaaaatcatgttctataaaactgttttaactttttcaattttttaattaagaatctaaattttaaaaacaaaaaaaaatcactttcaaaatttttttaaacagtttcttttttaatcaatattttgtaCTCCAACCCTAACTTAGACTTTCGAAACCGAGCCCGGACCCGACCCCAAACTTGAACCGGCGCCCGATTCCGCCCTCGGACCCGGCCcccaaatgaaaatgaaaacgAAATTTACAGaacatacttttgttttttgtttaaaaacaaaagttttatttttaattttgtgattgaaaaattaaaaaataaaagtattatcAAACGACATttaagttatttatttagttggaTTCAATAGTAATCAGATTCACCCTTAATCGTATTTGTTACTGAATCAAAATgagaataaattatttattttactatgAGGAATCGGAATAGGATTGCCATTTCTTGCTCCCAAatttatataagaataattgaTATTGTGTTGTTTTCTCATTATGTTTGGGCTAATTGTGTTTTGCAGATTCATCCTGGGGATATTGTTGAAGACAAATAATGACAAATTTATAAGTATGGACTGTTTGGTCAACTTATGTTCCATACGATTGGTACTTGAATTTTCATGAGAGAACATATATAACatgattaaagaaaaattatgtaTATTAGAAGGCTAATATGCCAAAAAGGTGTAGTAGTAAAAGTAGGTTAGTGAATGTTGGAATattcaagttttgttgtgataAAATCTCTCTCTCATAGTATTTTATTATACCATGTAGacattattcaattatttttatgttctgaaaatatcttttatatgtataaaaaaaatatagatagtTTTGTGGGATAGtttatttttgggattttgTGGGATAGTctacttttacttttttttttttttttttataaagaacGTAGAATGATAATAATTTAGTGGGCCTTTTctctttttgaaaaaattattctcatTAACGAGAATTAAACATCCTCGTCAATTTTGATTACATCCAagcttaaaagaaaaataaaataatattgttcATCAAatctaattcatattattttatttatattatagtgTATATGATCTGCACTAATGgcagatttaaaatttcatatattaattaggttggttactttttaatattaaattatattatattcattaaaaaaaaatttcacataattaaaaacaaaataaaatatgtctccaacaacaaattaaaataaataaaataataaatgataaattcaaaaaaaagagaaaaaaaacttTGTGtagaaaaaaaacatttaattttcttttaaattatatgtagggaaaaaataaattatatataagaatgaaatatattagtattatctgtattaaattttaaattatatttttttacattaaaatattaattgtatatataatttataaaaatttatataaatatgtgcAGATTGAATTGAATCGGTTACATGTTaatagattggattggatcgtgtgTTGATTAGATTGAATTGACTATTTTATAAACACTCTAACTTAAgataaatttcatttttttaattattatttcataaaatttatttttgtattgaatttatattattttatttcatactTATATAGTTTTATTTCTTTACTGTTCTCATGCTATTCATACTATTTTTCATATATTCATTgttctattttatattttaaagtggCAAATATTAGACAGAAAACAAAATCTAATTGTTTAGTGACACTCAATTTTCCTTGTATTGAACCCAAAGACTAATGTTATTTGATCCACTCAAAGTCAAAGGAATTAAACAACTTATCCATGaaagaataatttaaaaataataatttgttatatgttaaagaattctttgacagctattaatttttaaaattttaaattaatattatgttttagaaagcaaataaaaaaaattcaagagaCTTATAATAGTTATATATACTGTGCTTTATTTGTTGGATGTGAACTTAATTGTCATTAATCTATagctaatataaatatatatatataatttataaatgtcAAAATAGGATAAACTTACATACATTGTGCTCTCTTCTTTATTAATTCTCTCCTCAtttctcctctttcttcttcaaaaaaatttaatgaatcCATTAGAAGAACAAAACCTCCCATTATTAGAAGAAATAAATGTAAGTGTGCACTACTACGACTTACccaacttaattttattttattttcttcttaaatTAGAAGTTTTAATTCTCTATATGTTTGGAAAACATACGTTTTAATAtattgttaattatgattacgAATTTCATTTCTTTATTAGTAATTAATAGTAAATATTGAATCCATTTCTTTAAATATAGTACATACATAGTTCTCATGATTATTTGTGCAAAACTTATAATTCTTTAAAAATAtgttctttaagtttctttctttcttgATCATTGTTAGTATCATTCTTTATTTCTCTCTTTGATCTTCttcctttcattttttttagagagattaattttttatcaataaattagtaaaaattaaaataaagattGATGATGATAACCAAAAaatagatttaattttttttttctttctaccttgaaaattaatttatttttaattaaatactaaTGGTACCTAGCTATATTTCAATAAATGCAGCATaattttgaagaagaagaagaagaagaagtactAATCtccaatcaagtagtaaatcagATACCAAATATCTCAAATAATCATTCTAATGATTATAATGATGAACTTGATATGGACTTGAAAGAATTTGTCAGAATATTAGAGGAGACTATACCAATTAATATCGAACACTCGTCCAATAATCATATTGAGAggtacttaatatatatataaatatattagttaaaattataattatattatattattcatttaatggttaatgttaatatttatttatatttgattttattctaaTTAATTCTGTGTAAATTGGCAGCTCCATGCCAATTACCAACACTAATTCCTTACTAAAATTGGAGATTAATAATGAGCATGATGAAAAAGAACCACTAGCCGAAAAAAGGCACGTaaccatataatatatattacatgtattaattagtatatttattaaaaagtgtccaaatattatatatatatacatatatttttataacatattataaatattgTTTTTGTGTATCTAGGAAAATGAATAAGGTTAAAAGTGGTGGTTGTGCCTGTAAAAAGAGGAATTGCTTGACTCGGTAAGtgatcataataataattaataataatattaattagtatatatatatatttaatttttgaatttcaataatatatatttgtataaattgtatacatataatttatatataattaatgtatactttgtttttttttttttctagtaattGTAACTGTTTTTCTTTCGAAAACTACTGCGGAGGTTCTTGTGTATGCGATTATTGTATAAATACatctaaaaatgaaaaaatagtaGAGAAGGAAAGACAGAGAATGAAAGATCTAAATCCACGCGCATTTGGTTCAAAGGTatacattaattattaattattacataATAAATCTAAGTTATTTCCTTATTACTAATTTCACCatttactttatatatatatatataattatatatatatataatttatgtgtAGATAATGAAGGATCGTAAAATTATTGGATGCAAATGCATAAAATCAAACTGCATAACACAAAAATGTTCTTGTCTTAAGgtgagtaaatataatttctatttattaattatattatcataaaccataattattaattgaatattgtttatttgtcttttttttatatacatatatacaagaTGAAAAATGGTTGCACTGAAAGATGTCGTTGTAAGAATTGTCAGAATACTTTTGGTataaaacaaacaacaacaaagTCAGGTTAGACATTATAATTCTAGCTCTAGctattatatatttgtaaataacattgatataattataattagtacTAATAATTAGTCGATAAAAATTCTATTTATTCCATAACAGTGGCAAATGGGACAAGCATAGGAGAAATTGTTAGTGCTAGTGAGCTTTCCAAACTTATTGGTTCAAATTCTAATTTTGGCACAAACCCAATACAAACATTAACGACAGGTACTTAAATAtcctatttattaattgaattgaTATGAGATTCGctataataaaattcttaagtCAATCAAAATGCTTTGTCATATATATGTAGGAAGCTCAACAACAATAAGTGAAAGGGAAActtggttggaaatggatggTGGGCTTATTGGAACTGCTaattaagcccaagcccaagcccaaaccCAAGTCCGACACCAACACCAAAATTTTGCTCCACGTTATGACCATTTTAGTCCAAGTTATATGAGAAAATTACCTCTCTAAACAGAGATTTGAAATTTATTACAGATATAACCATAATTGTTTCATTACCGAGAGTTTGTAAATTTATTTGGTCCACCTATATACTAATTCTTTCACCCAATTCTCGAGTTTTTATATGCAGGAATTTTTTG is a window from the Cannabis sativa cultivar Pink pepper isolate KNU-18-1 chromosome 1, ASM2916894v1, whole genome shotgun sequence genome containing:
- the LOC115705359 gene encoding protein tesmin/TSO1-like CXC 2 codes for the protein MNPLEEQNLPLLEEINHNFEEEEEEEVLISNQVVNQIPNISNNHSNDYNDELDMDLKEFVRILEETIPINIEHSSNNHIESSMPITNTNSLLKLEINNEHDEKEPLAEKRKMNKVKSGGCACKKRNCLTRNCNCFSFENYCGGSCVCDYCINTSKNEKIVEKERQRMKDLNPRAFGSKIMKDRKIIGCKCIKSNCITQKCSCLKMKNGCTERCRCKNCQNTFGIKQTTTKSVANGTSIGEIVSASELSKLIGSNSNFGTNPIQTLTTGSSTTISERETWLEMDGGLIGTAN